In Ruania zhangjianzhongii, the following proteins share a genomic window:
- a CDS encoding alpha,alpha-trehalose-phosphate synthase (UDP-forming): MTGSHEFVVVANRLPVDVQVSSKGKVSWDRSPGGLVTALHPVMQSQDGAWVGWSGRADTDLDPFEADGMHLVPVPLSAQEVENYYEGFSNATLWPLYHDVIVDPTYHRYWWNAYLEVNRRFSEAAAEAAAEHATVWVHDYQLQLVPQMLRRLRPDVRIGFFNHIPFPPVELFGQLTWRKEVVDGLLGADLIGFQRTGDAANFLRAVRRFTDYSPRGQSVTIGQHWTRPERHVRVGTFGISIDSSQVDELARSKKTEERAAELRRELGDPDVLLLGVDRLDYTKGIRHRIKAFGELLREKRVTVPSTALVQVASPSREQVAQYKTLRQEVEVMVGNINGDYGSWGRSAIYYMHHSYPQEEMVALYRAADVMLVTALRDGMNLVAKEYVAARHDLGGVLVLSEFAGAADELGQALLINPHDIEGLKSAIMRAATMEPPERRRRMRALRKRVMSGDVQAWAEKFLAALAEDRRAHD, encoded by the coding sequence ATGACTGGATCGCACGAGTTCGTCGTCGTCGCCAACCGTCTGCCGGTAGACGTGCAGGTCAGCAGCAAGGGCAAGGTCTCCTGGGACCGTTCCCCAGGGGGCCTGGTCACCGCACTGCACCCGGTGATGCAGTCCCAGGACGGCGCCTGGGTGGGCTGGTCCGGCCGCGCGGACACCGATCTGGACCCGTTCGAGGCGGACGGGATGCATCTGGTTCCGGTACCGCTGAGCGCCCAGGAGGTGGAGAACTATTACGAAGGGTTCTCCAACGCCACCCTGTGGCCGCTCTACCACGACGTGATCGTCGACCCGACCTATCACCGCTACTGGTGGAACGCCTACCTGGAGGTGAATCGCCGATTCTCCGAGGCTGCTGCCGAAGCGGCCGCCGAGCACGCCACAGTATGGGTGCACGACTACCAGCTCCAGCTCGTCCCGCAGATGCTCCGCCGGCTGCGCCCGGACGTGCGGATCGGTTTCTTCAACCACATCCCGTTCCCGCCGGTGGAGCTGTTCGGTCAGCTCACCTGGCGCAAGGAGGTGGTCGACGGGCTGCTCGGCGCGGACCTGATCGGGTTCCAGCGCACCGGCGACGCCGCGAACTTCCTGCGCGCAGTGCGCCGGTTCACCGACTACAGCCCGCGCGGGCAGAGCGTGACCATCGGCCAGCACTGGACCCGGCCGGAGCGGCATGTGCGGGTGGGCACGTTCGGTATCTCCATCGACTCCTCGCAGGTGGACGAGCTGGCGCGGAGCAAGAAGACCGAAGAGCGGGCCGCCGAGCTGCGCCGGGAGCTGGGTGATCCGGACGTCCTGCTGCTCGGCGTGGACCGGCTGGACTACACCAAGGGCATCCGGCACCGGATCAAGGCCTTCGGTGAGCTGCTCCGGGAGAAGCGGGTCACGGTCCCGTCCACGGCCCTGGTGCAGGTGGCCAGCCCGAGCCGGGAGCAGGTGGCGCAGTACAAGACACTCCGCCAGGAGGTGGAGGTGATGGTCGGCAACATCAACGGCGACTACGGCTCCTGGGGACGATCGGCGATCTACTACATGCACCACTCCTATCCGCAGGAGGAGATGGTCGCGCTCTACCGGGCGGCGGACGTGATGCTGGTGACCGCGCTGCGGGACGGGATGAACCTGGTGGCCAAGGAGTATGTCGCTGCCCGGCACGACCTGGGCGGTGTGCTCGTGCTCAGCGAGTTCGCCGGAGCCGCGGACGAGCTCGGCCAGGCGCTGCTGATCAACCCGCACGATATCGAGGGACTGAAGTCCGCGATCATGCGTGCGGCCACGATGGAACCGCCAGAACGCCGACGGCGGATGCGCGCCTTGCGTAAGCGGGTCATGTCTGGGGATGTGCAAGCCTGGGCGGAGAAGTTCCTCGCCGCTCTGGCTGAGGACCGTCGCGCGCATGACTGA
- a CDS encoding hydroxymethylpyrimidine/phosphomethylpyrimidine kinase, translated as MTSPLPYVIAGSEATGGAGIQVDLKTFQALGTYGMGTLTCIVSFDPKNGWAHRFVPVEAQVIADQIEAATSCHDLDVVKIGMLGTPATIDAVAAGLATQQWRHVVLDPVLICKGQEPGAALDTDNALKAQILPAATVVTPNHFEARTLAGMDRIDSVADLAEAARRIHDLGPRYVIAKGGVELGGPDAVDVLYDGERTTVLATPKIGEERASGAGCTFAAAVTAELAKGTDIHDATLIAKQVVTQGILDRRASHAPFDAVYFDGTLRADVAALVTVSTLA; from the coding sequence GTGACTTCTCCTCTCCCCTACGTGATCGCCGGGTCCGAGGCCACCGGCGGTGCTGGCATCCAGGTGGACCTGAAAACCTTCCAGGCGCTGGGCACCTACGGCATGGGCACGCTCACCTGCATCGTCTCCTTCGACCCGAAGAACGGCTGGGCGCACCGGTTCGTCCCGGTCGAGGCGCAAGTGATCGCTGACCAGATCGAGGCCGCCACCTCCTGCCACGACCTGGACGTGGTGAAGATCGGCATGCTCGGCACCCCGGCCACGATCGACGCTGTGGCCGCCGGGCTGGCCACCCAGCAGTGGCGGCACGTGGTGCTCGACCCGGTGCTGATCTGCAAGGGGCAGGAGCCCGGTGCCGCTCTGGACACCGATAACGCGCTGAAGGCGCAGATCCTCCCCGCCGCCACCGTGGTCACCCCGAACCATTTCGAGGCCCGCACCCTGGCCGGGATGGACCGGATCGACTCGGTGGCGGACCTGGCCGAGGCGGCCCGACGCATCCACGACCTCGGCCCCAGGTACGTCATTGCCAAGGGTGGGGTCGAGCTGGGCGGACCGGACGCCGTCGACGTGCTCTACGACGGTGAGCGCACCACTGTGCTCGCCACCCCGAAGATCGGCGAGGAGCGGGCCAGCGGCGCGGGCTGCACGTTCGCGGCCGCAGTCACCGCCGAGCTGGCGAAGGGCACCGACATCCACGATGCCACGCTGATCGCCAAGCAGGTGGTCACCCAGGGCATCCTCGACCGGCGCGCCTCACACGCCCCGTTCGACGCGGTCTACTTCGACGGCACCCTGCGGGCGGACGTGGCAGCCCTGGTGACAGTTTCCACACTGGCCTGA
- a CDS encoding serine/threonine-protein kinase: protein MTGESGDQQSPTREVGGYRLLHALGTGGMGTVYDAIDAEGRHVALKLLHPAFSADEAARERLRREVATLHRVKGESVARVLDAEAESEEAFIVTELIDGQSLEESIREHGQMDAEELADLAAGLAGALESIHGAGVLHRDLKPGNVMLTDDGPVVIDFGISQLADDPRITQTGLVTGTPGYVDPQVMHGANPNAAGDWWGWAAVLVFAATGRQPFGRGPGVLMRVESGRVDTEDLSPRVAQVLRRALHPDPERRMRQEVVCTALAEHAAGRDVTALLADHEEQVTGADGEPERADAPAVLPPSYAPGTGATGAVPAEVLGPRTAYLPTSMQPGGAPAPPPQTAMPPGPPPGQPVWQATDGQWPGGPAEAQLPAWFRPPPGRGWISLAWLMAVVALGLVYPSWVLLTLVAVTALLGGIGSAAQALRQRRLERGPGRWDRTRVAASFPGHLLLGILLTLPGVIVGAAGGAIVWILAVDTVPVAAVLPITVAVVALLVWWTPSSGRAREGERVVLQHIAPLGLGGALWALIALAVALGGLMIYFLGGNAPQWAPFPAPPTSFF from the coding sequence ATGACGGGCGAGTCGGGCGATCAGCAGTCGCCGACCCGGGAGGTCGGGGGCTATCGCCTGCTGCACGCGCTCGGCACCGGCGGGATGGGGACGGTCTACGACGCGATCGATGCCGAGGGCCGGCATGTGGCCCTCAAGCTGCTGCACCCAGCGTTCAGCGCCGACGAGGCCGCCCGGGAGCGGCTGCGCCGAGAGGTCGCCACTCTGCACCGGGTCAAAGGCGAGTCGGTGGCACGGGTACTGGACGCGGAGGCGGAGTCCGAAGAGGCGTTCATCGTCACCGAACTGATCGACGGGCAGTCGCTGGAGGAGTCGATCCGAGAGCACGGGCAGATGGACGCCGAGGAGCTCGCCGACCTGGCCGCCGGGCTTGCCGGTGCGCTGGAGTCGATTCACGGTGCCGGCGTGCTGCACCGCGACCTCAAACCCGGCAATGTGATGCTCACCGACGACGGTCCGGTGGTGATCGACTTCGGCATCTCCCAGCTCGCCGACGACCCGCGGATCACCCAGACTGGTCTGGTCACCGGGACGCCGGGTTACGTGGACCCGCAGGTGATGCACGGCGCGAACCCCAATGCCGCCGGCGACTGGTGGGGCTGGGCCGCCGTCCTGGTGTTCGCCGCGACCGGACGGCAGCCGTTCGGCCGCGGCCCCGGGGTCCTGATGCGGGTGGAGTCCGGCCGGGTGGACACCGAGGACCTGTCTCCACGGGTGGCGCAGGTGCTGCGGCGCGCGTTGCATCCGGACCCCGAACGCCGGATGCGGCAGGAGGTGGTGTGCACCGCGCTCGCTGAGCATGCAGCGGGCCGGGACGTGACCGCGCTGCTCGCCGATCACGAGGAACAGGTCACCGGTGCCGACGGGGAACCGGAGCGGGCCGACGCCCCCGCAGTGCTGCCGCCGTCCTACGCGCCTGGGACGGGAGCAACCGGCGCGGTTCCGGCCGAAGTCCTCGGACCGCGGACGGCCTATCTGCCCACCTCGATGCAGCCCGGCGGCGCTCCGGCTCCACCACCGCAAACCGCGATGCCTCCCGGCCCGCCCCCGGGCCAACCGGTGTGGCAGGCGACCGACGGGCAGTGGCCCGGCGGCCCAGCGGAGGCACAGCTGCCTGCCTGGTTCCGGCCGCCGCCGGGACGCGGCTGGATCTCGCTGGCCTGGCTGATGGCCGTCGTGGCCCTCGGCCTGGTCTACCCCTCGTGGGTGCTGCTCACCCTGGTCGCCGTGACCGCCTTGCTCGGCGGGATCGGGTCGGCTGCGCAGGCGCTGCGGCAGCGCCGGCTGGAACGCGGCCCCGGGCGCTGGGACCGCACCCGGGTAGCGGCATCGTTCCCGGGACACCTGCTGCTGGGCATCTTGCTCACCCTGCCCGGGGTGATCGTCGGAGCTGCCGGCGGAGCGATCGTCTGGATCCTCGCCGTGGACACAGTGCCGGTGGCAGCGGTGCTGCCGATCACGGTGGCCGTGGTGGCGCTGCTGGTCTGGTGGACCCCGTCCAGCGGACGGGCCCGGGAGGGTGAGCGGGTCGTGCTGCAGCACATCGCACCGCTCGGGTTGGGCGGGGCGCTCTGGGCTCTGATCGCGCTCGCGGTGGCGCTCGGTGGCCTGATGATCTACTTCCTCGGCGGCAACGCGCCGCAGTGGGCACCGTTCCCCGCCCCACCCACCTCGTTCTTCTGA
- a CDS encoding DsbA family protein, with amino-acid sequence MAQSNKLSKTERREAARKEAERLRKIQAAKEKRSRRILIGVVAAVLALIIAAVVVIALQANRTLLSDFEGATPAGSDLNGGIPIGADGAGSANEGAPELDVYVDFMCPHCGTFEQINGEDLTQAAADGEVTVIYHPVSFLSDYSARAAAAFAEVANSAPENAMDFMNILFANQPTEGGDGLTDEQIAEFAVEAGVPQDVADTLADGTYAEWVDIATQQASRDGASSTPTVLLDGDEWGGNWNNPGELLAAVQEAG; translated from the coding sequence ATGGCACAGTCCAATAAGCTCAGCAAGACCGAGCGGCGCGAAGCCGCACGAAAAGAAGCCGAACGGCTCCGCAAGATCCAGGCGGCGAAAGAGAAGCGCAGCCGCCGGATCCTGATCGGCGTGGTGGCCGCCGTGCTCGCGCTGATCATCGCCGCTGTGGTGGTGATCGCGCTCCAGGCCAACCGCACCCTGCTGTCCGACTTCGAGGGCGCCACCCCAGCCGGCTCCGATCTGAACGGCGGCATCCCGATCGGTGCAGACGGTGCCGGCTCGGCGAACGAGGGCGCCCCGGAGCTCGACGTCTACGTGGATTTCATGTGCCCGCACTGCGGCACGTTCGAGCAGATCAACGGTGAGGACCTCACCCAGGCTGCTGCCGACGGTGAAGTCACCGTGATCTACCACCCGGTGAGCTTCCTCAGCGACTACTCCGCGCGCGCCGCTGCCGCCTTCGCCGAGGTGGCCAACAGCGCACCGGAGAACGCGATGGACTTCATGAACATCCTGTTCGCGAACCAGCCGACTGAGGGCGGGGACGGGCTGACCGATGAGCAGATCGCCGAGTTCGCGGTCGAGGCCGGCGTCCCGCAGGACGTGGCAGACACCCTGGCGGACGGCACCTATGCCGAGTGGGTGGATATCGCCACTCAGCAGGCCAGCCGGGACGGGGCCAGCAGCACCCCGACCGTGCTGCTCGACGGCGACGAGTGGGGTGGCAACTGGAACAACCCCGGTGAGCTGCTCGCCGCTGTGCAGGAGGCCGGCTGA